GGAATGATCTAGTCCCAAGCCACCAGGCCGGCCCCAAGAAATGGCTGTTTACCCCGGCCCGCGGCTTCGTGCCACCCCATCGGGGTTCGATTCGCGCCCGTCGGCTACCGGGGAGGGAGGCGCCCAGCCGTATGCCGGGCGCTCCTTCGGGAGCCCGCTATCGGAGCGCGTGACGAGCCCGGTCCCCCGGGAGCGGGTCCGATCACTTCAGCCGTTCGACTCGGAGGCCACCAGGCGCTGCAGCTCGGCGAGCGCCTCGCTGGTCCCGCGGTGGCGCTCGAGGTCGGCCTCGAGGCCCGCAGCGCGCCCGAGGGCCGCGTCGCGCTCGGTGGTCCGCTCCATCAGCCGCGCCTGGAGCTCCTCGAGCTCGATCGCCTGGGCGTCGACGAGGCCTAGCAGCTCCGTGGCCTCATAGGCCCCGCGCTCGAGCCTCTGGTCGCGCTCCGCGAGCGCCCGCTCCGCGTCGGCGAGGAGGCGGAGCTGCTGCTCGTCGAGAGACTTGAGCTCGAGGATCCGCGAGAGCGCCTGATCCCGCTCCTCCGCCAGCGCCTCGGCCTCGGCCACCAGCTCCTCCGCCACCCGAGCGCGCTCGGCCGCGACGGTCTCGGCGGCTGCGAGGGCCTTGGTCCGCTCCGTGAGCTCCTGGCTCACCCTGCGCAGATCGTCGCGGGTGGCCTCGAGGGTCTTTGCGATCGTGTCGCGCTCGGAGACGGCGGCGGCGAGCCGTGCCCGCAGGTCGGTGACCGCGTTGCGCACCGCCGCGGCGGCGCCGCCGGGCGGGAGAAGGGGCGCCGGCTTCGGCTCCTGAGCGGCCATCAGCCTGCCCCGGAGCTCCTCGATTCTCGCCCGCCCTTCGCGGACGGTCTCCGCCGCCGGGGCCGGGATCCGCGTGCGCCCCGCATGAGCCCGGGACACGGTCTGCGCCAGATCCGCCGAGAGCCCGGTCGGCACGGAGGGCGCGGCCTTCGTCTCCGCGGCCTGCTGGACCATGGGACGCGCCGCGGACCGGAGCTCTTCCCGGACGGTCGCGGCGAGGTCGGCGGAGGGGCGCTCGAAGCGCTCCCGCGCGTGGGCTGTCGTGGACGCGCTCGATCGCGCGGCCTCTGCGCGCGGCTGCGGCGCCGGGGTCGTGGCCGGCATGCTCTCCACCGGCCGCGAGGGTGCAGCCGGCTGCTGGGCGGAGGCCGCGGCGCGAGCCATGTGAGCGGGCAGGCCCCCGCGGGCGCGGCTCGCCTCGTGGGCCACCTGGCTCGCCTGGTCCGCGAGCTTCGCCTCTACCTCCACGAGCCCATCCCGGCGCGCCGGAGCCGGAGCCCTGGTCGCGGACACCTCGGCGGCGACGGCCCCCGCGAGCACCGCGGTTGCGGCGGCCGCCTTCGCGCCCTCCGCGGGGCGCCGATCGGGCAGGCTCGCGCGAGGCCTCGCGATCAACGCGGCGAGGTCCGGAGAGATCGACGACTCCTCGGGCTCGGGCGCGAGCGCGTCGAGGAGGCGGGTGCGGGGCTTGGCCCGGGACACGTTCGAATCGAAAGCGCGCTTCATGCGCTCCGCTCCTTGGGAGTGGCGGCTGCGGCTGCAGCCATCAGCTCGGCGATCAGCGCCTCCACGTCGGTGGCGCCCTTGCTCGTCGGGTCGTAGGCGAAGATCGGGATCCCCTCGCTGGAGGACTGCGCGAACTTGGTGCACTGGCGCACCACGGTCTTCGCGAGGAACTCGCCGTAGTGCTCTTCGAGGGCGCCGCGCGCCTCGCGAGCGATCTTCGTAGTCGGGTTGAAGGCGTTCAGCACGATCCGGATCTGCTGGAGGTAGTGCTCGAGCTCTTCCTCGAGCTCCTGCACCGTCTCGAACAGAAGCTTGAGTCCGTGGAAGGAGAGGAAGTCGGCGAGCACCGGCACGAAGAGATCGTCCGCCGCCATGATCGCGTTGAGGTTGAGCAGGCCGAACGAGGGAGGCGCGTCCATCACCACGAAGTCGTAGCGATTGGCGATCTCCTCCAGCGCCTTCCGCAGGCGGAACTCGCGGCCGCTCATCGGCATCAGGGCGAGGTCGATCGTGCTCATCCCGAGGTTCGACGGGATGAGGTGGAGCTCCTCGAGCGGCGTGCGCAGCAGCACCTCCTCGATGGGGAGCTTCTTCACGAGCACGTCGAAGAGGGTCTTCTTCTGCTCCTCCCCTTCGTAGCCCACGCACTTGGTGGCGTGGCCCTGGGAGTCGAGGTCGACGATCAGGACCCGGTGCCCCATCTCCGCCAGGCGGTAGGCGTAGGAGGAGGAGAGGCTGGTCTTGCCGGTGCCGCCCTTGAAGTTGAGGAAGAGCTGCTTGCGCAGCCCACGGCGCTCCGGATAACGCGCCAGGACCCGGCGAAAGAGCGACAGCTCCGCCGGCGTGAAGGTCTCACGGGCAGAGGCCGCGGCGAGCTCCGGATGCGTCTCGGCCTCGTTGAGCTCGCGCTCCGAGAGCGCCAGGATCTCGGCGAAGCGCTTTCGCGGGTAGCGGATTCCGTCCACGTTCGACGTCCTTCCAGGTTCCTAGGGGAGGAAGAGCTTCCTGCCACGGCGCACGATCCGCCCCGCGGCGAGGTGCTCCTCGATCACCGGGACGAGCGCCAGGGGTGAGTAACCCAGCTCGGCGGCGAGCGCCGAGTCCTCCATGCCGCGAAGGGCCGCCAGGAGCAGGGCCTCGATCGCGTCGAAGGCCGGCTCGTCTCCGCCCGCGGGGGAGGCAGGTTCGCCTTCGAACTCCGCCTCGAGCGCGGCTCCGCTTTCGTACGCGGCTGCGGTCTCGAGCGCGCCAGCCGCATCGCGCGCAGCTTCCGGCGCAGGTACAACATCCGCCTCGAGCGCGGCCTCAACCTCGAGCGCGACGTCGGCCTCAGGCGCAGCTGAAGCCTCAGGCACAGCTGAAGCCTCGAGCGCGCCTTCCGCCTCGAACGCGGCCTCGGCCTCGGCCTCGAGCACGGTTTCCGGCTCGATTGCACCTGCCGTCTCGACGACGTCTTCGGCGTCGCGCGAGCCTTCTGCCGCGAGCGCCACTTCGATCTCCGCGGGCTCCGCGTCGAGCGCTCCGCTCCGAAGCTCCTGCGCCGCCGACGAAGCGGCCATCGCGGCCTCGTACGCGAGAATGTCCGCGAGGCCCGCGGCATCGGCGAGGTCCGCGACAACGCTCGCGACCTCCTCGTCGGCGAGGATCCCCGCGTCCGATCCGCCCCTGGCGAAGCTCGACGCTGCGATCTCCTCGCGAGCGGTCAGGACGCCCTCCGGCGCGAGCCGCCAAAGGTTCGCCGCCACACGGGCGCGAAGGCGGGCCGCAGCCCTCCCCCGCTGCAGCTCCGGCAGCTCGGCGATCCCGGCGGCGTCCGGACCGAAGAGCTGCTCGGCCGACGCGCTCGCCGCGGAACGGACCGTCTCCTCGACATCCAGCAGCGAATCGATGAGCGCCAGCGCGGCGTCGGGATCCCGCGTGGACCCGAGCGCGATCGCGGCGAGCCTCCTCCCCTGCTTGTCCTCGTCCGAGAGGAGCGGCGCGAGAATGGGCCCCGGATCGATCCCGCGAGCCGACGCGGCGCCAAGCGCCGCCCTGCGGCGAACCCGGGGATCGGGGTCGTCGATCGCGTCGAGGAGCACGATCTCGAGCGCCCGCGGATCGTCGCCGGAGAGGCGCACCGCGGCGTCCACGGCCGCCGCGCGGATCGAAGCGTCCGGATCGCGCTGGAGACCCCGCACGGTGTCGAAGGCCAGGGCGCCACCTGCGCGGCCCAGGAGCTCGACCAACGCCGCGCGCGTCCGCACGTTCACCGAGCCGAGGACGTTCGCGATCGCCGGCACGGCCAGCTCGCCGGCGACCTCGACCAGCCGGGCCGCCGATCGGACACGGAACGCTTCGGGGCCGTCCGAGAGCTCCGCCGCGAGCCGCTCCGCCAGCGCGCGCTCCGCCGCCGAAGACAACGTGACAAATGCGCCATCACCGAGAGCGAGAGGCATCTCGGGCACGGTCGCCGTGGGCGTGACTGCTTCCACAAGTGTACCGGTGCGCCGTTCCATCGAGACAGCTCATCCCCGCAAGATCGGCAACGCCCGCCTTCTCCACATCTGGTCGAGGGCGGGCGAAGCGTCTACGAAGGGAACCTACACGACGAGGATCCCTACGTCCAGGCATGCGGAGCCGGGGTTCTCGCCGGGATCAGTGCCGGACCTCGACGAGGTCGAAGAAGAGATCCACCTCCTCCTCGCAGTGCTCGCACTCGCAGCGCAAAACACGCACACTTCCGGTGGGCGTGCTGCGGCTGCCCTCTCCCAGGAGGTGGAGCGATCCACCGCAGCCGCAGCGTGCCTTCGACGCGACCTCGTCGAGCTCGCGGAAGGAGCGGATCCGCAGCGGACGGTCGGCGCTCCTGCCCGGCGCCGATGCAGCGGCCCGACGTCGAGACGAGCGCCGCGCCGAGCGCGCCGCCATCGCGCCCATCGCGAGGACCAACGCGACTCCAAGGATCCATCCCGTCACGCTCTGCCCTCCACAGGGCTGCAGCTGGACATGACCGGCTCCTCCGGGCGTCCGTGAGGGGCCTGCTCGTAGGTCAAACCCCTACATTCACCCATATGTCTGGAAATTCTCATAGACTCACTTGGACATGGTAACGTGTCGGGTCGAATCGATGGAACCCTCCCCTTCGCTCTCCCCCGCCGTCCTCGTATGC
The Vulgatibacter incomptus DNA segment above includes these coding regions:
- a CDS encoding HEAT repeat domain-containing protein translates to MPLALGDGAFVTLSSAAERALAERLAAELSDGPEAFRVRSAARLVEVAGELAVPAIANVLGSVNVRTRAALVELLGRAGGALAFDTVRGLQRDPDASIRAAAVDAAVRLSGDDPRALEIVLLDAIDDPDPRVRRRAALGAASARGIDPGPILAPLLSDEDKQGRRLAAIALGSTRDPDAALALIDSLLDVEETVRSAASASAEQLFGPDAAGIAELPELQRGRAAARLRARVAANLWRLAPEGVLTAREEIAASSFARGGSDAGILADEEVASVVADLADAAGLADILAYEAAMAASSAAQELRSGALDAEPAEIEVALAAEGSRDAEDVVETAGAIEPETVLEAEAEAAFEAEGALEASAVPEASAAPEADVALEVEAALEADVVPAPEAARDAAGALETAAAYESGAALEAEFEGEPASPAGGDEPAFDAIEALLLAALRGMEDSALAAELGYSPLALVPVIEEHLAAGRIVRRGRKLFLP
- a CDS encoding ParA family protein translates to MDGIRYPRKRFAEILALSERELNEAETHPELAAASARETFTPAELSLFRRVLARYPERRGLRKQLFLNFKGGTGKTSLSSSYAYRLAEMGHRVLIVDLDSQGHATKCVGYEGEEQKKTLFDVLVKKLPIEEVLLRTPLEELHLIPSNLGMSTIDLALMPMSGREFRLRKALEEIANRYDFVVMDAPPSFGLLNLNAIMAADDLFVPVLADFLSFHGLKLLFETVQELEEELEHYLQQIRIVLNAFNPTTKIAREARGALEEHYGEFLAKTVVRQCTKFAQSSSEGIPIFAYDPTSKGATDVEALIAELMAAAAAATPKERSA